Proteins encoded by one window of Verrucomicrobiota bacterium JB022:
- a CDS encoding sigma-70 family RNA polymerase sigma factor: MEPHPAAAPDHEWAQALFAEHRPALLRYACSLAHDPEVAADAVQETFLRLCRESRAKLEPRIPAWLFTVCRSRVFDHLRRHQRMNPLEEPTAAQLSASDPSPAAAAESSDTTARVFALIATLPPAHQEVLRLKFQAGLSYQEIAETTQKTVNHVGVLLHQALQRLREQVRSQTDLLPSPR; the protein is encoded by the coding sequence ATGGAACCCCACCCTGCCGCCGCGCCAGACCACGAATGGGCGCAAGCCCTCTTCGCCGAGCACCGGCCCGCGCTCTTGCGCTACGCCTGCAGCCTCGCCCACGATCCCGAGGTGGCGGCCGACGCCGTGCAGGAGACCTTCCTCCGCCTCTGCCGGGAAAGCCGCGCCAAGCTCGAGCCGCGCATCCCCGCCTGGCTCTTCACCGTTTGCCGCAGTCGGGTCTTCGACCACCTCCGCCGCCATCAACGGATGAACCCTCTGGAAGAACCCACCGCCGCCCAGCTCTCCGCCAGCGATCCCTCGCCGGCGGCTGCGGCCGAATCGAGCGACACGACCGCTCGCGTCTTCGCCCTCATCGCTACCCTGCCCCCGGCCCACCAGGAGGTCTTGCGCCTGAAGTTCCAGGCCGGTCTCAGCTATCAGGAGATCGCCGAGACGACGCAGAAAACCGTCAACCACGTGGGCGTGCTGCTCCACCAGGCCCTCCAGCGCCTGCGCGAGCAAGTGCGCTCGCAGACCGACCTGCTGCCCTCCCCCCGCTAA
- the nusB gene encoding transcription antitermination factor NusB has translation MKNSRRRDNRVAAMQYLFQWSFNPPETRLRLDRDIRAFFETIDPERERVYYSFAEELIYGALDHREEIDEVIKRYAKNWEFGRIAKIDLAILRLAIYEMMARRDIPPIVSINEAIDLSKEFSNPDAKRFINGILDQYKLTLDRPLRTAE, from the coding sequence GTGAAGAATTCCCGCCGACGAGACAATCGCGTCGCTGCGATGCAATACCTCTTCCAGTGGTCCTTCAACCCACCGGAAACCCGCTTGCGCCTCGACCGCGACATCCGCGCGTTTTTCGAAACGATCGACCCGGAGCGCGAGCGCGTCTACTACAGCTTTGCCGAAGAGCTGATCTACGGCGCGCTCGACCACCGCGAAGAGATCGACGAAGTGATCAAACGCTACGCCAAGAACTGGGAGTTTGGCCGCATCGCCAAGATCGACCTCGCGATCCTGCGCCTCGCCATCTACGAAATGATGGCCCGCCGCGACATCCCCCCCATCGTCAGCATCAACGAAGCGATCGATCTCTCCAAGGAGTTCTCCAACCCCGATGCCAAGCGCTTCATCAACGGCATCCTCGACCAATACAAGCTCACCCTCGACCGCCCCCTGCGCACCGCAGAATAG
- a CDS encoding von Willebrand factor type A domain-containing protein, protein MKPEDQSLLTAYALGEDLTPEQRAQVEQLLRDDPAAAAHVAETEQLGNLLLDAYDAEPLPSGLQEQVPVADPTPFIAPKAAQKRVLNDDQRKARVEALKAKAPQLKRTPFLTYQALLTSAAACLVLVGMYYAMNIVQMLMEPQNTGQTLTRIEPTSEDDLRRGAIQELVDQLEADEAARVAEDNRRLQALQEVDLLALKEQTEQQARQNAAPTLEELQNVDLRPRPSPRARIEMYNLDAPVSHAAPERPVPLQPLDLSTPDLQGLASTQTMVGGLPAAPETSAPQPQSLPPYTPVAAADATDSDERVFDLSPFEVSSADARSTTSLGVERRRIIPAPPSAKIAPAASTLQYFAPPSDVPPVPMPRPIEVQPAPTDREAYDSLDEKPFVSPVDEPLSTFSVDVDTASYANVRRFLNEGQLPPEGAVRIEELLNYFRYQDAAPETRDEPLAVHTEIAQAPWAPEHQLLRIAVKGYEMPWEERPATNLVFLIDVSGSMNAQNKLPLVKAGLRELVQRLDARDRVAIVTYAGSDHVALPSTTANNTETILHAIDQLGARGSTNGEGGLKRAYAEARKHLAPELANRVILCSDGDFNVGVTNRSELVNLIEKEAKTGVYLSILGFGMGNYQDATLEELSNKGNGNYAYIDSEKEARRVLVDGAVGNLVPIAKDVKIQVEFNPAHVQAYRLIGYENRALAAQDFNNDQKDAGEIGAGHQVVALYEIIPPGVEWQPAGTVDGLKYQPTRAAEAPAAASGELATVKLRYKAAEVDNGTLDGFSETSTLREFPVAAPQKAVRAQQASADFRFSAAVAGFGLKLRKSDAVEEFGWPRLLQMAKSATANDPDRQEFVELLSKAEALEEER, encoded by the coding sequence ATGAAGCCCGAAGACCAATCCCTTTTGACCGCCTACGCCTTGGGCGAAGACCTGACGCCCGAACAACGCGCCCAAGTGGAGCAACTGTTGCGCGACGATCCCGCAGCCGCCGCCCACGTGGCGGAGACCGAGCAGCTCGGCAACCTGCTGCTCGACGCCTACGATGCGGAGCCGCTGCCCAGCGGCCTGCAGGAGCAGGTTCCTGTGGCCGATCCCACGCCCTTTATCGCCCCCAAGGCCGCCCAGAAGCGGGTGCTCAACGACGACCAGCGCAAGGCCCGCGTCGAGGCGCTCAAGGCCAAGGCCCCGCAGCTCAAGCGCACGCCCTTCCTCACCTATCAGGCGCTCCTCACCAGTGCGGCCGCCTGCCTCGTGCTCGTGGGCATGTATTACGCCATGAACATCGTCCAGATGCTGATGGAGCCGCAGAACACCGGGCAGACCTTGACTCGGATCGAGCCGACCTCGGAAGACGACCTGCGCCGGGGCGCGATTCAGGAGCTGGTGGACCAATTGGAGGCCGACGAAGCGGCCCGGGTGGCCGAAGACAACCGCCGCCTGCAGGCGCTGCAGGAGGTGGACCTCCTCGCCCTGAAGGAGCAGACCGAGCAGCAGGCCCGCCAAAACGCCGCACCCACGCTTGAAGAGCTGCAAAACGTCGACCTGCGCCCCCGCCCCTCCCCTCGCGCCCGCATTGAGATGTATAATTTAGATGCGCCAGTGTCCCATGCCGCCCCCGAACGCCCCGTGCCGCTCCAGCCGCTCGACTTGAGCACGCCCGACCTGCAGGGGCTGGCCTCGACCCAGACCATGGTCGGCGGCCTGCCTGCCGCGCCGGAAACAAGCGCACCCCAACCGCAAAGCCTGCCCCCATACACGCCGGTAGCCGCAGCGGATGCCACAGACTCCGACGAAAGGGTGTTTGATCTGAGTCCATTTGAGGTTAGCTCCGCAGACGCTCGTAGCACTACATCGCTTGGCGTGGAGCGGCGCCGTATCATTCCTGCGCCCCCTTCCGCCAAGATCGCCCCGGCGGCCTCCACCCTGCAATACTTCGCACCACCCAGCGACGTGCCGCCGGTACCCATGCCGCGCCCAATCGAGGTCCAGCCTGCACCGACGGATCGCGAGGCGTATGATTCGTTGGACGAAAAGCCCTTCGTTTCGCCGGTGGACGAGCCGCTCTCGACCTTTTCCGTCGACGTGGACACTGCCAGCTACGCCAACGTGCGCCGCTTCCTCAACGAGGGCCAGCTACCGCCAGAAGGCGCGGTGCGGATCGAGGAACTGCTGAACTACTTCCGCTATCAGGACGCCGCACCCGAGACCCGCGACGAGCCCTTGGCCGTGCACACCGAGATCGCGCAAGCCCCTTGGGCTCCCGAGCACCAGCTGCTGCGCATCGCGGTAAAGGGCTACGAAATGCCCTGGGAAGAGCGCCCCGCCACCAACCTCGTCTTTCTGATCGACGTCAGCGGCTCGATGAACGCCCAAAACAAACTGCCGCTGGTCAAGGCCGGCCTGCGCGAGCTGGTGCAGCGCCTCGATGCCCGCGACCGGGTGGCGATCGTCACCTATGCCGGCAGCGACCACGTGGCCCTGCCCTCCACCACCGCCAACAACACCGAGACGATCCTGCACGCCATCGACCAACTGGGCGCGCGCGGCAGCACCAACGGCGAAGGCGGCCTCAAGCGGGCCTACGCCGAAGCGCGCAAGCACCTGGCGCCCGAGCTGGCCAACCGTGTGATCCTCTGCAGCGACGGCGATTTCAACGTCGGCGTCACCAATCGCAGCGAGCTGGTCAACCTGATCGAAAAGGAAGCCAAGACTGGCGTCTACCTCAGCATCCTCGGCTTCGGCATGGGCAACTATCAGGATGCCACGCTCGAAGAGCTGTCGAACAAGGGCAACGGCAACTACGCCTACATCGACAGTGAAAAGGAGGCGCGCCGGGTGCTCGTCGACGGGGCGGTCGGCAACCTCGTGCCGATTGCCAAAGACGTGAAGATCCAGGTGGAATTCAACCCCGCCCACGTGCAGGCCTACCGCCTGATCGGCTACGAAAACCGCGCGCTCGCCGCCCAGGACTTCAATAACGACCAGAAGGACGCGGGCGAAATCGGAGCCGGGCACCAGGTGGTCGCGCTCTACGAAATCATCCCGCCCGGCGTCGAATGGCAGCCCGCAGGCACGGTCGACGGCCTGAAGTATCAGCCCACCCGCGCAGCGGAAGCCCCGGCTGCCGCCTCGGGCGAGCTGGCCACGGTCAAGCTGCGCTACAAGGCCGCCGAGGTCGACAACGGCACGCTCGACGGCTTCAGCGAAACGAGCACGCTGCGCGAGTTCCCGGTCGCTGCGCCGCAAAAAGCGGTGCGCGCCCAGCAGGCCAGCGCAGACTTCCGCTTCAGCGCAGCGGTCGCCGGGTTTGGCCTCAAGCTGCGAAAGAGCGATGCGGTGGAAGAATTCGGCTGGCCGCGCCTCTTACAAATGGCGAAGAGCGCCACCGCCAACGACCCCGACCGCCAGGAATTCGTCGAGCTACTCTCCAAAGCCGAAGCGCTGGAAGAGGAGCGTTAG
- a CDS encoding DUF6311 domain-containing protein, with protein MPWGYLTGDIDFNMGDRLQHVTGLYAYAQDDWRWPIMHTDDLSYPDEVSAVYADVIPAMAILYKAFYKVVPVLWNPFGWWILFCLVAQGVVATLLMDRLNVKGTLAVLCIAILVVHLPAQLFRYGHAALCAHFLFTLFFLLVVESKHRHGWLGSAIGGACIIALSLFIHGYLFAMITPMVFAWWFWYCLRGNAPLLAKLATPLLYACLAYGLMVGIGYFSKDNLLSGAGWGDYAMNVAAPFTPQRSGIIPGFDGIFESRSGEYEGLNYLGLGVILLLLYSFVRFWRQVKASVAQFWPVVLILFGLMVFAWSGRVYFLSHNLVNYEMPDLTNIFGTFRSSGRFFWPVGVALVYLPCLLVWRHHRRSIATGILLTAAVIQLVDTWPWRTFHRVPTKPEGVVFYAPEWEDEMKHYEQVFFYPGVMCNGTEYMSAMQRLWYYAARAGNSTNSTYLAREFRTCDDYMNDFGVEDFAEEKGLFFVSDAIIEGKYLSMRVPASKSVWEYEKGYIVADGAETFDSLVSLGIVRRLDPAISSEVATYSFGTGGEGVSLLGEGFSGPEPWGVWGIAQDTSLRIPLVEGATEVMIDLKIGAYLPEENSERQITLSVDGVMLGEYAFNRPTAIQTISVRLPEAQLRDRRVATLHIRINELAQPADYTSGPGDTRTLGVSFYEMQVKQRKPSPDAGQ; from the coding sequence ATGCCGTGGGGCTACCTCACCGGCGATATTGACTTCAATATGGGAGATCGGTTGCAGCATGTGACGGGTCTTTACGCATATGCCCAGGATGACTGGCGTTGGCCGATTATGCATACGGACGATCTGTCCTATCCTGATGAAGTCAGTGCAGTCTATGCGGATGTGATTCCCGCCATGGCGATCTTGTACAAAGCCTTTTACAAGGTCGTGCCAGTCCTCTGGAACCCTTTTGGTTGGTGGATTCTCTTTTGTCTGGTGGCCCAAGGCGTCGTTGCCACCCTGTTAATGGATCGTCTGAACGTAAAGGGGACGTTGGCTGTGCTGTGCATCGCGATCCTGGTCGTGCATTTGCCTGCACAGTTATTTCGTTACGGGCATGCGGCATTATGTGCGCACTTTCTCTTTACGCTGTTCTTCTTGTTGGTAGTCGAGTCCAAACACAGGCATGGTTGGCTTGGGAGTGCGATAGGTGGCGCCTGCATCATTGCGCTTTCCCTTTTCATCCATGGCTACCTGTTTGCCATGATCACTCCCATGGTATTTGCATGGTGGTTCTGGTATTGCCTGCGTGGCAATGCCCCCCTGCTGGCAAAGCTTGCGACGCCTTTGCTCTACGCATGCCTTGCTTATGGGTTGATGGTCGGGATCGGCTATTTTTCCAAGGACAACCTTTTGTCAGGGGCGGGCTGGGGTGACTATGCGATGAATGTCGCCGCGCCCTTCACCCCCCAACGTTCCGGGATCATCCCCGGCTTTGATGGGATTTTTGAGAGTCGCTCCGGCGAGTACGAAGGGCTTAACTACCTCGGTCTCGGTGTGATTTTACTGTTGCTTTATTCCTTTGTCCGCTTCTGGCGTCAGGTGAAAGCCAGCGTCGCCCAATTCTGGCCGGTCGTGTTGATCTTGTTTGGCTTGATGGTGTTTGCGTGGTCCGGGAGAGTTTATTTTCTCAGCCACAATCTCGTTAATTACGAGATGCCAGACCTTACGAATATCTTTGGTACCTTTCGCAGCAGCGGCAGGTTTTTCTGGCCGGTAGGGGTGGCACTTGTTTATTTGCCCTGCCTTCTAGTGTGGAGGCACCATCGCCGCAGTATTGCGACGGGGATATTGTTGACTGCGGCCGTGATCCAGTTGGTGGACACCTGGCCTTGGCGCACTTTTCATCGGGTTCCCACCAAGCCGGAGGGTGTCGTCTTTTATGCTCCTGAGTGGGAGGATGAAATGAAGCATTACGAGCAGGTGTTCTTCTACCCGGGCGTGATGTGCAATGGGACTGAATATATGAGCGCGATGCAGCGCCTGTGGTACTATGCCGCCCGCGCCGGTAATTCTACCAATAGCACTTACCTCGCGCGGGAGTTTCGCACCTGCGACGATTACATGAACGACTTTGGAGTGGAGGATTTTGCAGAGGAAAAGGGCCTCTTCTTTGTCAGCGACGCCATCATTGAAGGTAAGTATCTGTCCATGCGCGTTCCTGCCTCCAAGTCGGTTTGGGAGTATGAGAAAGGCTATATCGTAGCCGATGGCGCGGAAACCTTCGATTCGTTGGTTTCATTGGGGATTGTCCGACGTCTGGATCCCGCGATCTCTTCGGAAGTTGCAACCTATTCTTTCGGGACGGGGGGCGAAGGCGTGTCGTTACTGGGCGAAGGGTTTTCCGGCCCTGAACCTTGGGGGGTGTGGGGAATCGCCCAGGATACGTCTCTTCGCATCCCGCTTGTCGAAGGGGCCACCGAAGTGATGATCGACTTGAAGATCGGAGCCTATTTGCCGGAAGAGAATTCGGAGCGGCAGATCACGCTTTCCGTCGATGGAGTGATGCTCGGGGAATATGCGTTCAACCGACCGACGGCTATCCAGACGATTTCGGTCCGCCTCCCGGAGGCTCAGTTGCGCGACCGGCGGGTGGCAACCTTGCACATCCGGATCAACGAACTGGCGCAGCCCGCCGACTACACCTCGGGCCCGGGCGATACGCGGACGCTTGGAGTCTCGTTTTACGAGATGCAGGTAAAGCAGCGTAAGCCTTCTCCGGACGCGGGGCAGTAG
- the radC gene encoding DNA repair protein RadC — translation MPPRSDDTPSPAGHRSRLRHRFAQTGFNGFAPHEVVELLLTLAIPRRDVKPLAKLLIQRFGSLKGVLDADPRDLQEIDGMGEASSLVFRLVREAADLYLQQGIERGELLQSGTDIEAYYRHRLGGLQIEVFEVAYLDHANRLIPNAFDRVEEGDFDSVYIYPRRILETALRKKASGILLVHNHPTGRAQPSGADIQLTRQLQLAAKPLELRIVDHLIIAGQDVYSFRRAGVI, via the coding sequence ATGCCTCCTCGCTCTGACGACACCCCCTCGCCCGCCGGGCACCGTTCCCGCCTGCGGCACCGTTTTGCCCAGACGGGGTTCAACGGCTTTGCGCCGCACGAGGTGGTCGAGCTGCTCCTCACGCTGGCCATCCCCCGGCGCGACGTGAAGCCGCTGGCGAAGCTGCTGATCCAACGCTTCGGCTCCCTGAAAGGCGTGCTCGATGCCGACCCGCGCGATTTGCAGGAGATCGACGGCATGGGCGAAGCCAGCAGCCTCGTCTTCCGCCTCGTCCGCGAAGCGGCCGACCTTTACCTGCAGCAGGGCATCGAACGCGGCGAATTGCTCCAGAGCGGCACCGACATCGAGGCCTATTACCGCCACCGCCTCGGGGGCTTGCAGATCGAAGTCTTTGAAGTGGCCTACCTCGACCATGCCAACCGCCTGATCCCGAACGCCTTCGACCGGGTGGAAGAGGGCGATTTCGATAGCGTCTACATCTACCCCCGCCGCATTCTCGAAACGGCCCTGCGTAAAAAAGCCAGCGGCATCCTCCTCGTCCACAACCACCCCACCGGCCGCGCCCAGCCCTCCGGCGCCGACATCCAGTTGACCAGGCAACTCCAGCTCGCCGCCAAACCGCTGGAGCTTCGCATCGTCGACCACCTCATCATCGCCGGCCAGGACGTCTACTCCTTCCGCCGCGCCGGGGTGATTTAG